One Methylosarcina fibrata AML-C10 DNA segment encodes these proteins:
- the epmA gene encoding EF-P lysine aminoacylase EpmA, with translation MSTEWQPTCSVELMRARAHMLRSIRNYFLEHSVLEVETPLLGRAIGTDPQLAYFSTEFNWAPQRQTLFLQTSPEFAMKRLLAAGSGSIYQIGKSFRNGESGRFHNPEFTLLEWYRVGFDLSRLMDDCEALIQNLFKERRPLQATLRISYQEVFQRHTGLNPLRFAYEDYCAYARDNALGEAVDICGHDHSLWLDFLFSHKVQPHLGKNALCMVYGYPACQSSLARLNEHKPQTTDRVELFIDGVELGNGYYELSHAEEQERRFNEELTIRSERQLPAAVKDTRLIAALAAGLPDCSGMAIGLDRLLMVLLQKPSIDEVLCFPIDRA, from the coding sequence GTGTCGACCGAATGGCAGCCGACCTGCTCCGTGGAACTGATGCGCGCAAGAGCGCACATGCTCCGGTCGATTCGTAATTATTTTCTGGAACACTCGGTTCTGGAGGTGGAAACGCCTCTGCTCGGTCGGGCCATCGGCACCGATCCACAACTGGCCTACTTCAGCACCGAGTTCAATTGGGCTCCGCAACGGCAAACCCTTTTTCTTCAGACTTCGCCTGAATTTGCGATGAAGCGGCTGCTGGCCGCGGGCAGCGGCTCGATTTATCAGATAGGCAAATCGTTCAGAAACGGCGAATCGGGGCGGTTTCATAATCCGGAATTTACCCTGCTGGAATGGTACCGCGTCGGCTTTGACCTGTCCCGTTTGATGGATGATTGCGAGGCGCTCATTCAAAACCTGTTCAAGGAACGGCGTCCGTTGCAGGCGACGCTGAGAATAAGCTATCAGGAAGTGTTTCAGCGCCATACTGGTTTGAATCCGCTGCGGTTTGCCTACGAGGATTACTGCGCTTACGCCCGGGATAATGCCCTCGGCGAGGCGGTGGACATTTGCGGCCACGACCACTCTCTCTGGCTGGATTTTTTGTTCAGCCATAAAGTTCAGCCTCATCTCGGCAAGAACGCATTATGCATGGTCTATGGTTACCCTGCCTGCCAATCGTCCCTGGCGCGCCTGAATGAACACAAACCTCAAACGACCGATCGGGTCGAACTGTTCATCGATGGCGTGGAATTGGGGAACGGTTATTACGAATTAAGCCATGCGGAAGAACAAGAGCGGCGGTTCAATGAAGAATTGACGATCAGAAGCGAAAGACAACTCCCTGCCGCGGTAAAAGATACCCGGCTTATTGCGGCTCTGGCGGCAGGATTGCCCGATTGCTCGGGAATGGCCATCGGCCTGGACCGGCTGCTGATGGTATTGTTACAGAAACCTTCGATCGACGAAGTGCTCTGCTTTCCGATCGATCGGGCTTAA
- the efp gene encoding elongation factor P, with the protein MASFSTNEFRAGLKVMLDNDPCAIIENEFVKPGKGQAFNRVKIRNLKTGRVIERTFKSGESLEGADVVDVEMQYLYNDGSFRHFMKPDTFEQYQADEKSVGEAAKWLKDQDMCTVTLWNDVPLAVSPSNFVELAITETDPGVRGDTSGGGGKPATLETGAVVRVPLFVQTGEVIKVDTRTGEYVSRVKE; encoded by the coding sequence ATGGCTAGTTTTAGCACCAATGAATTCAGAGCCGGGTTAAAAGTCATGCTGGACAACGACCCTTGCGCCATCATCGAAAATGAATTTGTCAAACCCGGAAAAGGCCAGGCGTTTAACCGGGTCAAGATCAGAAACCTGAAAACCGGTCGAGTCATAGAAAGAACCTTTAAATCGGGAGAATCTCTCGAAGGCGCCGACGTGGTGGACGTAGAGATGCAATATCTTTACAACGACGGCTCGTTCAGGCATTTCATGAAACCCGATACGTTCGAACAGTACCAGGCCGATGAAAAGTCGGTCGGCGAAGCGGCCAAATGGCTCAAAGACCAGGACATGTGCACGGTTACTTTATGGAACGACGTCCCCCTGGCGGTATCTCCGTCCAACTTTGTCGAGCTGGCCATCACTGAAACCGATCCCGGCGTGCGCGGAGACACTTCCGGCGGCGGCGGCAAGCCGGCTACTCTGGAAACAGGCGCCGTGGTTCGAGTGCCTTTGTTCGTGCAGACGGGCGAAGTGATCAAAGTCGACACCCGAACCGGCGAGTACGTTTCGCGCGTAAAAGAATAG